The following proteins come from a genomic window of Pyxidicoccus sp. MSG2:
- a CDS encoding FecR domain-containing protein translates to MTELHQRWAEAARSLDPQYSTHEATLFEAEVRRRYRQRAVRRRVALAGLGVAAILLVGLFVPSTLRGPGVPEVAIGEDARVVMPIGAPVRTLRSEPGLLWLELERGAMRFRVAPQHGRLVRVSAGAVEVEVVGTAFSVTRGDEQVSVVVTEGRVRVRTGARETLLAAGEQGTFRAEALAPEAAGAPTGPDGVTAEASEDSGGPATPLAPSVAPAPRPPGRKSVRRPATWRALAEQGDFQTAWSAMQREGAPDDEPGDLLRAADVARLSGHPEASLAPLRRVLSRFRGDPRASLAAFTLGRVLLDDLGNPREAADAFLEAHALAPKSPLAPDALARAVEAQARAGDAAAARGTAERFVDEFPQSGRIDAVRQWGRLGAP, encoded by the coding sequence GTGACTGAACTGCACCAGCGTTGGGCTGAGGCGGCGCGCTCGCTCGATCCGCAGTACTCGACCCACGAGGCGACCCTGTTCGAAGCAGAGGTGCGTCGGCGCTACCGCCAACGGGCAGTGCGCCGACGGGTGGCTCTGGCCGGGCTCGGCGTCGCGGCGATCCTGCTGGTCGGGCTCTTCGTACCGTCGACGCTGCGCGGGCCCGGCGTTCCCGAGGTCGCGATCGGTGAAGACGCGCGGGTGGTGATGCCCATCGGCGCGCCGGTGCGCACCCTCCGCTCGGAGCCGGGACTCTTGTGGCTCGAGCTCGAGCGCGGCGCCATGCGCTTCCGTGTCGCCCCGCAGCACGGGCGACTGGTGCGGGTGTCGGCTGGTGCGGTGGAGGTCGAGGTGGTCGGCACCGCGTTTTCGGTCACCCGCGGTGACGAGCAGGTGAGCGTGGTGGTCACCGAGGGCCGCGTTCGGGTGCGCACCGGAGCTCGGGAGACGCTGCTGGCGGCGGGCGAGCAAGGCACCTTTCGCGCCGAGGCACTCGCCCCTGAAGCTGCCGGCGCGCCCACCGGGCCTGACGGGGTGACGGCCGAGGCGAGCGAGGACAGCGGTGGGCCCGCGACGCCCCTGGCGCCGAGCGTGGCGCCGGCACCGCGGCCCCCGGGCAGGAAGAGCGTGCGTCGTCCGGCCACCTGGCGAGCGCTCGCCGAGCAGGGCGATTTCCAGACTGCATGGTCGGCGATGCAGCGCGAGGGTGCTCCCGATGACGAGCCCGGCGATCTGCTCCGCGCCGCCGACGTGGCCCGTCTCAGTGGCCACCCCGAGGCTTCGCTCGCCCCGCTCCGCCGGGTGCTGTCGCGTTTTCGCGGTGACCCACGCGCGTCGCTCGCCGCCTTTACCCTCGGCCGGGTGCTGCTCGACGATCTGGGCAACCCGCGAGAGGCGGCCGACGCGTTTCTCGAGGCGCACGCGCTGGCCCCGAAGAGCCCGCTCGCCCCCGACGCGCTGGCCCGCGCCGTCGAGGCCCAGGCCCGGGCGGGAGACGCCGCGGCCGCCCGCGGCACCGCCGAGCGCTTCGTCGACGAGTTTCCGCAGTCGGGGCGGATCGACGCCGTGAGACAGTGGGGGAGGCTCGGAGCACCGTGA
- a CDS encoding DUF2403 domain-containing lipoprotein has protein sequence MNFKVKSLLLALLCACSQGPGSQSPDGGSQTENPGPTPGPVDGGSGADLDPSELDPVSHGGTITFESIGAPGWYPSRRDPATGPCDAYQSSGCCLSKHTIESNALTPWDEDLIVTLRGPMKVKQFAVYQPAGDSKRPWNLVSSWDDRSPKSPQGLHFEGNSTEEKGFDGIIGTECLVDVSTSEDFACGPGSVPYCPPQGSGKKKTWGWSGSKLFVMLATMPHAGSLGHACSQGSGGNWFDAPWVGLSHGELVRAGAFGSCHCYAKEPDKWYLGDGCGQFNVLEVVNDNNDFRNFDVFSTNMFGYAGYVGEGPCGSKCKVDSLGSAADLIDKSTSTEAARGAVASPTRGPGAALRRPVSGYRYFLILLDVPSRTVQLAIIHPLNVPTSVGALLPGLPARMEASTVEAVRTLRLPR, from the coding sequence ATGAACTTCAAAGTGAAGAGCCTGCTCCTGGCGCTGCTGTGTGCATGTTCGCAAGGTCCCGGTTCACAGTCGCCGGATGGCGGTTCCCAGACGGAGAACCCCGGCCCCACGCCGGGTCCCGTCGATGGTGGCTCGGGAGCGGACCTGGATCCTTCGGAGCTGGACCCGGTCTCGCATGGAGGTACCATCACCTTCGAGTCCATCGGTGCGCCGGGCTGGTACCCGAGTCGGCGTGATCCAGCGACGGGGCCCTGCGATGCCTACCAGTCCTCGGGTTGTTGTCTCAGCAAGCACACCATCGAAAGCAATGCGCTGACCCCGTGGGACGAGGATCTCATCGTGACCCTGCGTGGTCCGATGAAGGTCAAGCAGTTTGCCGTGTATCAACCGGCGGGCGATTCGAAGCGTCCCTGGAACCTGGTGTCTTCTTGGGACGATCGGAGCCCGAAGAGCCCGCAGGGCCTCCACTTCGAGGGGAACAGCACCGAGGAGAAGGGGTTCGACGGCATCATCGGGACCGAATGTCTGGTCGACGTCTCGACGAGCGAGGACTTCGCGTGCGGTCCGGGAAGCGTGCCGTACTGCCCACCGCAAGGGAGTGGGAAGAAGAAGACCTGGGGTTGGTCTGGCTCGAAGCTCTTCGTGATGCTCGCCACCATGCCCCACGCGGGTTCGCTGGGCCATGCCTGCTCGCAGGGCTCGGGCGGAAACTGGTTCGATGCCCCCTGGGTGGGCCTCAGTCATGGAGAGCTCGTGCGCGCTGGCGCCTTCGGCAGCTGCCACTGTTATGCCAAGGAGCCTGACAAGTGGTACCTGGGTGACGGCTGCGGTCAGTTCAACGTCCTCGAGGTCGTGAACGACAACAACGACTTCCGGAACTTCGACGTCTTCAGCACCAACATGTTCGGCTATGCGGGCTACGTCGGCGAGGGCCCCTGTGGCTCGAAGTGCAAAGTCGACTCGCTGGGCAGTGCAGCCGACCTGATCGACAAATCGACGAGCACCGAAGCGGCGCGGGGCGCGGTCGCCAGCCCCACCCGTGGGCCTGGTGCGGCGCTCCGCCGTCCGGTGTCTGGCTATCGCTACTTCTTGATCCTCCTCGACGTTCCGAGTCGGACCGTCCAGTTGGCGATCATCCATCCGCTCAACGTTCCCACCTCGGTCGGCGCGCTGCTCCCCGGATTGCCGGCCCGGATGGAGGCGTCGACCGTCGAAGCGGTCCGGACCTTGCGGCTGCCCAGGTGA
- a CDS encoding MYXO-CTERM sorting domain-containing protein gives MENPPPCIVCHATAVGGRGTAAQPFAETLRQHGLTGAFDSESLQTALNGIKGDGVDTDGDGTGDWDELAAGRNPNVASSNGSSDLFYGSDTDGDTPGEVPSDAPPMQYGFGCTAASAPSTLALLGATLVVLQRRRRSRR, from the coding sequence ATGGAGAACCCACCGCCATGCATCGTTTGCCACGCCACCGCCGTTGGCGGGAGGGGGACCGCCGCCCAGCCCTTCGCGGAGACGCTGCGGCAGCACGGCCTGACCGGCGCGTTCGACTCAGAGTCTCTTCAGACGGCGCTCAACGGAATCAAAGGGGATGGCGTGGATACGGATGGCGACGGCACCGGCGATTGGGACGAACTGGCGGCGGGTCGTAATCCCAACGTGGCCTCCTCGAATGGAAGCTCCGACCTCTTCTACGGGTCGGACACGGATGGAGACACGCCGGGGGAAGTGCCATCGGATGCGCCCCCAATGCAGTATGGCTTTGGATGCACGGCCGCCTCGGCGCCTTCCACGCTCGCGCTGCTCGGCGCCACGCTGGTTGTCCTCCAGCGTCGTCGGCGCAGCCGGCGCTGA
- a CDS encoding DUF1552 domain-containing protein, which produces MKTPLSRRTVLRGAGVALFLPWLEALAPRAARAAAGSIPRRLLICAFPNGAPHDWWSTAPAFGTSVSGDAFQLPNVLTPFQPIKHKLMMVSRLGNYTWSNDGDKPTPSVEPSHARCMSAVTTCIDADEAARKAKLPLDSAVRSTTSVDQLIAQTLQGQTGLNSMQTGLGVKPGFFDYRSYAYNQVLSWKSPTEPLKRNVNPRVIFDALVGSGNAQTPAELARLKAREKSVLDAVREDTNRIKSRVSSRDQQVLDQYLTTVRSLELAADQVSATCRALPTPNAVPEPPGPQQGLSQGQDGYDHELHANVMNDLITLAFECDRTRVVTHLLDDARSEFEYRNIPASDRTRVGLAYNAGASLHYHGCQHGEGELGDTTENGKYKIVKPSNRDFAAINAWMGRKVAELALKLDAIPEGDGTVLDHTTLVFLSEMRTHDHDAFDLPILIAGGNGVLKRNTHIAYDSVGNDRQLRDMWFTIMRHVFGMPVTSFGEDARGVANAELTELLA; this is translated from the coding sequence ATGAAGACCCCATTGTCGCGCCGAACCGTGCTGCGTGGAGCAGGCGTCGCGCTGTTCCTTCCCTGGTTGGAGGCCCTCGCGCCTCGCGCCGCCCGCGCCGCGGCCGGGAGCATCCCTCGCCGTTTGTTGATCTGCGCCTTCCCCAACGGCGCTCCGCACGATTGGTGGAGCACGGCGCCCGCGTTTGGAACGTCGGTCTCGGGTGACGCGTTCCAACTGCCCAACGTGCTCACGCCCTTCCAGCCCATCAAGCACAAGTTGATGATGGTGAGCCGACTGGGCAACTACACGTGGAGCAACGACGGCGACAAGCCAACCCCGAGCGTCGAGCCGTCGCATGCGCGTTGCATGTCGGCCGTCACCACCTGCATCGACGCCGATGAGGCCGCGCGCAAGGCGAAACTCCCCCTCGACTCCGCGGTGCGAAGCACCACCTCGGTGGATCAGCTCATCGCGCAGACCCTGCAGGGCCAGACCGGCCTCAACTCGATGCAGACCGGGCTGGGCGTCAAGCCTGGCTTCTTCGACTACCGCAGCTACGCCTACAACCAGGTGCTGTCGTGGAAGTCGCCGACCGAGCCGCTCAAGCGGAACGTCAATCCACGTGTCATTTTCGATGCGTTGGTCGGAAGCGGCAACGCGCAGACTCCGGCGGAGCTCGCCAGGCTCAAGGCGCGAGAGAAGAGCGTGCTGGACGCGGTCCGAGAGGACACGAACCGCATCAAGAGTCGCGTGAGCAGTCGCGATCAGCAGGTGCTGGACCAGTATCTGACGACCGTGCGGAGCCTCGAACTCGCCGCCGATCAGGTCTCGGCCACATGCCGTGCGCTGCCCACGCCCAACGCAGTGCCCGAGCCGCCCGGCCCGCAGCAGGGTCTGTCCCAGGGACAGGACGGGTACGACCATGAGCTCCACGCCAACGTGATGAACGATCTCATCACACTCGCCTTCGAGTGCGATCGCACGCGCGTGGTGACCCACCTGCTCGATGACGCGCGTTCCGAGTTCGAATATCGCAACATCCCCGCCTCGGACCGGACGCGCGTGGGGCTCGCGTACAATGCAGGAGCCAGCCTCCACTACCACGGCTGCCAGCACGGAGAGGGCGAGCTGGGCGATACGACGGAGAATGGCAAGTACAAGATCGTGAAGCCGAGCAACCGCGACTTCGCGGCCATCAACGCCTGGATGGGCCGCAAGGTGGCGGAGCTCGCTCTCAAGCTGGATGCCATCCCCGAAGGCGATGGCACCGTGCTCGACCACACCACGCTCGTTTTCCTCAGCGAGATGCGCACGCACGACCACGATGCGTTCGATCTGCCGATCCTGATCGCCGGTGGCAACGGTGTCCTGAAGCGGAACACGCACATCGCCTATGACTCGGTGGGCAACGACCGGCAGCTCCGCGATATGTGGTTCACCATCATGCGGCACGTCTTCGGCATGCCTGTGACCTCGTTCGGAGAGGACGCCCGAGGCGTGGCGAACGCGGAGCTCACCGAGCTCCTCGCGTAA
- a CDS encoding di-heme oxidoredictase family protein yields the protein MLVLALVLAGCEPFKFGGGSGMVLGPNPQQCRQASLPGVTPLFAEGPAETGPIISRREDGVLVTEVAGRVRGRHEREERFGSFDTRSFENRSYRLVVEDAVAAGRSEIKITYYPNADVSTYGPVTNFRSWKMYGLEGNQNGGYTFHVNQQMRPVSPRQLEQTVTDNPREGRPLRAGDILDFELGIYLAGADPMDPAPIAGGSAYFSDTFRYQVGLGGLTPETFDSAGMLGPPPDARLGGGTTVPFVALADGTPVEPKYALSQFALNIQWPHPQGFLEGRRLFYTELDTGAHVEAGNPPLPLQGVQGPLFNARSCIACHAFNGRGVLPPVGAQVQSLVLRLTGEPEFGDQLQPQEAPVALSRIEPQSVTLSDGEVVVLHRPVFDAGRPLRASARLAPALVGLGLLEAIDESTILAAADETDCDGDGISGRPALSRGAPGEEPRLGRFGWKAEHPSVSAQVDAELEAHLGVGVTEGALGGEDRSRLVTYLRLLGVMPQRVTSLEQVRRGTEVFAAVGCGACHLRELTTGGRHPFEELRAQTVRPYTDLLLHDMGAGLADDSGLPEASEWRTAPLWGLGFTAQVSGAVNLLHDGRAGSVLEAVLWHGGEAQAARDAVVALPQEDRLALLAFLDSL from the coding sequence ATGCTGGTGCTGGCGCTGGTGCTCGCGGGGTGCGAACCGTTCAAGTTCGGTGGCGGCTCTGGGATGGTGCTCGGTCCCAACCCGCAGCAGTGCCGGCAGGCGTCGCTCCCCGGCGTGACGCCGCTGTTCGCCGAAGGCCCCGCCGAGACCGGCCCCATCATCAGCCGCCGGGAGGACGGCGTCCTCGTCACCGAGGTCGCCGGGCGGGTGCGCGGCCGTCATGAGCGCGAGGAGCGCTTCGGTTCCTTCGACACGCGCTCGTTCGAGAACCGGAGCTACCGGCTCGTGGTCGAAGACGCGGTCGCGGCCGGCCGTTCCGAAATCAAGATCACGTACTACCCCAACGCCGACGTCTCGACGTACGGCCCGGTCACCAACTTCCGCAGCTGGAAGATGTACGGCCTCGAGGGAAACCAGAACGGGGGCTACACCTTTCACGTCAACCAGCAGATGCGTCCGGTGTCGCCGCGCCAGCTCGAGCAGACGGTGACCGACAACCCCCGCGAAGGTCGGCCGCTCCGCGCGGGTGACATCCTCGACTTCGAGCTCGGCATCTACCTGGCTGGCGCCGATCCCATGGACCCCGCCCCCATTGCCGGCGGGTCGGCCTATTTCTCCGACACCTTCCGCTACCAGGTCGGCCTCGGCGGCCTCACGCCAGAGACCTTCGACTCCGCCGGCATGTTGGGGCCTCCTCCCGACGCCCGCCTCGGCGGAGGCACCACCGTGCCCTTCGTCGCCCTCGCCGATGGCACCCCGGTCGAGCCGAAGTACGCGCTCTCGCAGTTTGCGCTCAACATCCAGTGGCCACACCCTCAAGGGTTTCTCGAGGGCCGCCGGCTCTTCTACACCGAGCTCGACACGGGCGCCCACGTCGAGGCGGGCAACCCGCCCCTACCGTTGCAGGGCGTGCAGGGGCCGCTGTTCAACGCCAGGAGCTGCATTGCCTGCCATGCCTTCAACGGCCGCGGCGTGTTGCCGCCGGTGGGAGCGCAGGTGCAATCGCTGGTGCTCAGGCTGACCGGCGAGCCGGAATTCGGCGACCAGCTTCAGCCCCAGGAGGCCCCGGTGGCGCTTTCGCGCATCGAGCCGCAGTCGGTGACGCTCAGCGACGGCGAGGTGGTGGTGCTGCACCGGCCGGTGTTCGACGCCGGCCGGCCGCTGCGCGCGTCGGCGCGGCTGGCGCCGGCGCTGGTCGGCCTGGGGCTGCTCGAGGCGATCGACGAATCGACCATCCTGGCGGCCGCCGACGAGACCGACTGCGACGGGGACGGCATCTCGGGCCGCCCTGCGCTGAGCAGAGGCGCGCCGGGTGAAGAACCGCGGCTCGGCCGCTTTGGCTGGAAGGCCGAGCACCCGTCGGTCTCCGCGCAGGTCGACGCCGAGCTCGAGGCCCACCTCGGAGTGGGGGTGACGGAGGGCGCGCTCGGCGGCGAAGACCGGTCTCGCCTCGTCACCTATCTGCGGCTGCTCGGGGTCATGCCGCAGCGCGTGACCTCGCTGGAGCAGGTCCGTCGCGGCACCGAGGTGTTCGCCGCGGTGGGTTGTGGCGCCTGTCACCTGCGCGAGCTGACGACGGGTGGGCGCCACCCGTTCGAGGAGCTCCGCGCACAGACGGTGCGCCCCTACACCGACCTGTTGCTTCACGACATGGGCGCGGGGCTGGCGGACGACTCCGGCCTGCCCGAGGCGAGTGAATGGCGCACGGCTCCACTGTGGGGCCTGGGCTTCACCGCGCAGGTGTCTGGCGCCGTCAACCTGCTGCACGATGGGCGGGCCGGCTCGGTGCTCGAGGCGGTGCTGTGGCACGGCGGGGAAGCGCAGGCGGCGCGGGACGCGGTGGTGGCACTGCCGCAAGAAGACCGCCTGGCGCTGCTCGCCTTCCTCGACAGCCTCTGA
- a CDS encoding FAM151A/B family protein: protein MSIEPDGRIRPTVVSLPKLDRQPAAPAAKAVAAPTRYSSVDSFESTRSAPPSGPACPAGTTWTGDLPLSEARNAHRTNTREQFEAALDSNANWFEGDVRQEINRDSPEMRHDSGHEDGDNLTLHEWLTMGKESGRGLKLDIKEGDQVPAVLDELERVGIPEDRLMLNLSFADMQRWGAEIRERFPNAILAINPPTDGQVKAGDAAKMVEMARALGGPVTFVVRHDKLTDEAIQTFLPAGTVSVWGSAEDPAKAAEDLRARGVNGMVDIAGPHGFSLGDAADTVKNWVKTGLDKIF, encoded by the coding sequence TTGTCCATCGAGCCCGACGGTCGCATTCGCCCCACGGTCGTTTCCCTTCCCAAGCTGGACCGCCAGCCGGCGGCGCCCGCCGCGAAGGCCGTCGCCGCGCCCACCCGGTACTCCTCCGTGGACAGCTTCGAGTCCACGCGGAGCGCGCCGCCCTCCGGGCCCGCCTGCCCCGCGGGGACGACCTGGACCGGTGACCTGCCCCTCTCCGAGGCGCGCAACGCTCACCGCACCAACACCCGGGAGCAGTTCGAGGCCGCGCTGGACAGCAACGCCAACTGGTTCGAGGGCGACGTCCGTCAGGAGATCAATCGGGACTCTCCTGAGATGCGCCACGACTCGGGCCACGAGGACGGGGACAACCTCACCCTCCACGAGTGGTTGACGATGGGCAAGGAGTCCGGGCGCGGGCTCAAGCTCGACATCAAGGAGGGCGACCAGGTCCCGGCCGTCCTCGACGAGCTGGAGCGGGTGGGCATTCCCGAGGACCGGTTGATGCTCAACCTGAGCTTCGCGGACATGCAGCGGTGGGGCGCCGAGATTCGCGAGCGCTTCCCGAACGCCATCCTGGCCATCAACCCTCCCACGGACGGACAGGTGAAGGCGGGCGACGCGGCGAAGATGGTGGAGATGGCTCGGGCGCTGGGCGGGCCCGTCACCTTCGTGGTGCGTCATGACAAGCTGACAGACGAGGCCATCCAGACGTTCCTCCCCGCGGGCACCGTCTCGGTGTGGGGCTCGGCGGAGGATCCCGCAAAGGCTGCCGAGGACCTGCGCGCGCGGGGTGTCAACGGAATGGTCGACATCGCCGGGCCTCACGGTTTCAGCCTGGGCGACGCGGCCGACACGGTGAAGAATTGGGTCAAGACCGGCCTGGACAAGATCTTCTGA
- a CDS encoding metallophosphoesterase family protein, with amino-acid sequence MRLLLISDTHGHLDIIEQLAKETRADAVLHAGDFGFYDQESADRIESRELFLRVVHSKLPDAVKQRAKKLKGDALRAFIRKELPLSDFGEWLHSGRGFSVPTFAVWGNHEDGAVVAELLAGRRHVPNLTLLGTGTCGPFRFFGLGGNLLPELLGEDAPIDGGRGKIRATAREISALLDSARPRVSGEVRVLVTHVSPGKEPLVGLLAAALDVDLTVSGHMGSPYGCVWDDFAVRGQAEAAARLSATAAALPEELRARLPAPPSGEERARWYRGTFHVNLPDAPDGHAVVELADGRLRLETSSAGFPLRA; translated from the coding sequence ATGCGCCTGCTTCTCATCTCCGACACCCATGGCCACCTCGACATCATCGAGCAGCTCGCGAAGGAGACCCGGGCCGACGCAGTCTTGCACGCGGGCGACTTCGGCTTCTATGACCAGGAGAGCGCGGACCGTATCGAGTCGCGTGAGCTCTTCCTTCGGGTGGTGCACTCGAAGCTGCCCGACGCGGTGAAGCAGCGGGCCAAGAAGCTGAAGGGTGACGCCCTCCGGGCCTTCATCCGCAAGGAGCTTCCGCTGTCCGACTTCGGCGAGTGGCTGCACTCCGGCCGGGGGTTCTCCGTGCCCACGTTCGCGGTCTGGGGCAATCACGAGGACGGAGCCGTCGTCGCCGAGCTGCTGGCGGGGCGTCGGCACGTCCCCAACCTGACGCTCCTGGGAACAGGGACGTGCGGCCCCTTCCGCTTCTTTGGCCTCGGAGGAAACCTCCTTCCCGAGCTTCTGGGGGAGGACGCGCCCATCGATGGTGGCCGAGGGAAGATTCGCGCGACGGCTCGGGAGATTTCCGCGCTGCTCGACTCCGCGCGGCCCAGGGTCTCAGGGGAGGTCCGCGTTCTCGTGACTCACGTGAGCCCCGGCAAGGAACCGCTGGTCGGGCTCCTCGCGGCGGCCCTCGACGTGGACCTCACCGTCTCCGGGCACATGGGCTCACCCTACGGCTGCGTCTGGGATGACTTCGCGGTACGCGGGCAAGCCGAGGCCGCCGCCCGGCTTTCCGCTACCGCGGCGGCACTCCCCGAGGAGCTGCGAGCACGGCTTCCAGCGCCGCCGTCTGGCGAGGAGCGGGCCAGATGGTACCGCGGCACCTTCCACGTCAACCTCCCGGACGCCCCGGATGGCCATGCGGTGGTGGAGCTCGCGGACGGACGCTTGCGATTGGAGACGTCGTCAGCCGGCTTCCCGCTGCGCGCGTGA
- a CDS encoding DUF1588 domain-containing protein, whose product MRLGLAFKRVGVCVFLGLSACEGSSFVSLSNRGEGETMSAHLLTASEYNATVQDLLGVTSRPADYFPAVSASEFDANVGVLASLSEVQSEAVFNAARDVVAKAFESPELAARLVTCTPTSDADDECPKSLVKKLGRLAFRHSLDAEEVDAYLATYHKARQSLEMGHVDAVAHVLRVMLSSPSFFLRIERPGQGKSAFESAALASRLSYLLWGSMPDDELLDSAESGKLDDDAALIAMTDKMLEDPRRQRFVSQFLGQWLGTVRLSSHNVDTSRFPQWTPAVAKGVEAQANDFLSGFVSGTTPWREVFLAPHPANTALQPLLAADPTTLQRRGFLMLPAFLTLSSHSDRTSPTARAKGVITSLFCTDMTPPPGVITELPPQDGPTPRTVRERLEAHRRNPSCAGCHNMLDPLGLSLENFDAVGRYRTQDEGQPIDASGVYEGTPFTDLSGLLPLLAEDSRLGDCAPRKLYSFAMRRSLVPEDEPQVARLASTWKAGTLRELLHQVVVSPAFRGHAEEAP is encoded by the coding sequence ATGCGTCTCGGCCTGGCCTTCAAACGTGTTGGAGTCTGTGTTTTTCTCGGGCTCTCGGCATGTGAGGGCTCTTCCTTTGTTTCTCTGTCGAACCGAGGTGAGGGCGAGACGATGTCGGCGCACCTGCTGACAGCGTCGGAATACAACGCAACGGTTCAGGACCTGCTCGGAGTCACGTCTCGGCCGGCCGACTACTTCCCCGCGGTTTCGGCGTCCGAGTTCGATGCGAACGTGGGCGTGCTCGCCTCCCTGTCGGAGGTTCAAAGTGAAGCGGTCTTCAACGCCGCCCGCGACGTGGTGGCCAAGGCCTTCGAGTCGCCCGAGCTTGCCGCGCGCCTGGTCACCTGCACTCCCACCAGTGACGCGGATGATGAATGTCCGAAGTCCCTCGTGAAGAAGCTGGGTCGCCTCGCATTTCGCCACTCCCTCGACGCCGAAGAGGTGGACGCGTACCTGGCGACCTACCACAAGGCGAGGCAGTCGCTGGAGATGGGCCACGTGGACGCGGTCGCGCACGTACTCCGGGTGATGCTCAGCAGTCCGTCATTCTTCCTTCGCATCGAGCGTCCCGGACAGGGGAAGAGCGCATTCGAGTCCGCGGCGCTGGCGAGCCGCCTCTCCTACCTGCTCTGGGGCTCCATGCCCGACGATGAGCTGCTCGACAGCGCCGAGAGCGGCAAGCTCGACGACGATGCGGCGCTGATCGCCATGACGGACAAGATGCTCGAGGATCCTCGACGTCAGCGCTTCGTCTCCCAATTCCTCGGCCAGTGGCTCGGCACCGTGCGTCTCTCGAGCCACAACGTCGACACCAGCCGCTTCCCCCAATGGACGCCGGCGGTGGCAAAGGGGGTCGAGGCGCAGGCCAACGACTTCCTGTCTGGCTTCGTGAGCGGGACCACTCCCTGGAGAGAGGTGTTCCTGGCCCCGCATCCGGCGAACACAGCGCTCCAGCCGCTGCTCGCCGCTGACCCGACGACCCTGCAGCGTCGCGGCTTCCTGATGTTGCCGGCCTTCCTGACGCTCAGCTCCCACAGCGATCGCACCTCGCCCACCGCCCGTGCCAAGGGCGTCATCACGTCGCTCTTCTGCACCGACATGACGCCTCCGCCAGGAGTCATCACCGAGCTTCCGCCGCAGGATGGCCCGACGCCCAGAACCGTCCGTGAGCGACTCGAGGCGCACCGGCGCAATCCGTCCTGCGCGGGCTGCCACAACATGCTCGATCCGCTCGGACTCAGCCTCGAGAACTTCGATGCAGTGGGCCGCTACCGCACCCAGGACGAGGGGCAGCCCATCGACGCGAGCGGCGTCTACGAGGGCACACCCTTCACCGACCTGTCGGGGCTGCTGCCGCTGCTTGCGGAGGATTCGCGACTCGGCGATTGCGCGCCTCGGAAGCTGTACAGCTTCGCCATGCGCCGCAGCCTGGTGCCGGAGGACGAGCCTCAGGTCGCCAGGCTGGCATCCACGTGGAAGGCAGGAACGCTCCGCGAACTCCTTCACCAGGTCGTGGTTTCGCCCGCCTTCCGTGGGCACGCCGAGGAGGCTCCATGA
- a CDS encoding YceI family protein encodes MVLSLGLFLGAPSVASAAGFTLQGATRVSFTGKGPAGFKLVGTTEKLSLQDDGQSITFTVPLDSLDTGIELRNRHMKEKYLETARFPQAVFVVKRSELLVPARGETKSGQARGMLTLHGETREVVLQYRAERAADQTTKVTSKVKLSFKDFGVAVPSYLGVTVKPDIDIDVAFEVTQA; translated from the coding sequence ATGGTGCTGTCCCTGGGCCTTTTCCTGGGGGCTCCGAGTGTCGCTTCCGCTGCGGGGTTCACCCTTCAGGGCGCGACCAGGGTTTCATTCACCGGGAAGGGACCTGCCGGATTCAAGCTGGTGGGGACCACCGAGAAGCTGTCGCTCCAGGACGACGGCCAGTCCATCACCTTCACGGTGCCGCTGGACTCCCTCGATACGGGCATCGAGCTGCGCAATCGGCACATGAAGGAGAAGTACCTGGAGACGGCCAGGTTCCCCCAGGCCGTATTCGTGGTGAAGCGTAGCGAGCTGCTGGTGCCGGCCAGGGGTGAGACGAAGTCCGGCCAGGCCAGGGGAATGCTCACCCTGCACGGCGAGACGCGAGAGGTCGTACTGCAGTACCGCGCGGAGCGAGCGGCCGATCAGACGACGAAGGTGACCTCGAAGGTGAAGCTGAGTTTCAAGGACTTTGGCGTCGCAGTCCCAAGCTACCTGGGCGTCACCGTCAAGCCAGACATCGACATCGACGTCGCCTTCGAAGTCACCCAGGCTTGA
- a CDS encoding RNA polymerase sigma factor, translating to MSVPGRLIPLHQDATEPEVDPADFTAVVRAYRPYIAGVVKRMLGRDDEVDDIVQDTFVRALDGLKRLENPLRVKPYLVSTAVRLTLRRLRRRRLQRAFGLWERWHPTLLSTPRANGEHRALLSDVYRVLDGRSADEQVAWSLRYLEGERLERVAELLGCSLSTAKRRIAAVDAAMAEAHRD from the coding sequence ATGTCCGTACCCGGGCGACTCATTCCATTGCACCAGGACGCCACCGAGCCGGAGGTCGACCCGGCCGACTTCACCGCCGTGGTTCGGGCGTACCGCCCCTACATCGCGGGGGTGGTGAAGCGCATGTTGGGGCGTGACGACGAGGTCGACGACATCGTGCAGGACACCTTCGTGCGTGCCCTCGATGGCCTCAAGCGGCTCGAAAACCCCCTGCGGGTCAAGCCCTACCTTGTGTCGACCGCGGTGCGGCTGACGCTGAGGCGGCTGCGAAGGCGGAGGCTGCAGCGCGCTTTCGGCCTGTGGGAGCGCTGGCACCCCACCCTGCTCTCCACGCCCCGCGCCAACGGCGAGCACCGGGCGCTGTTGAGCGACGTGTACCGGGTGCTCGACGGCAGGTCGGCGGACGAGCAGGTGGCGTGGAGCCTGCGCTATCTCGAGGGTGAGCGGCTCGAGCGCGTCGCCGAGCTCTTGGGCTGCTCGCTCTCGACTGCCAAACGACGCATCGCCGCGGTGGACGCGGCGATGGCGGAGGCGCACCGTGACTGA